ACGAAAGCGGACCAATAAACTTATTTCCATCCCCGCCGAATCTTCAAACTATGTCACTTTAGGCTTGTCAGCTATTATGAGCCTCAATTCacacaataaaaagaaatcctTACAGTAtgtattcaaataataaaaaaagacataAGCATACATAGGTCATTACTCACATCTGAATTGCCTGCTTATttatgcaataaaaataaaaacgatgTTAACATTCTGATAAGCTCAAATAACACGAAACATGCAAAAGACTATTTACAAACTGATAAAGATAGATGAATGCTTGTATACTTTTGATTGATTGCACCAAATTTTTCCAATACTATTGAGCTGCATATCAAAATGAAAGTGGAATTTGCAATACCAGATTATGCTGAGAACCGAGTTGCAGCTTGCACCTATACTACTAGTAAAACTCATATGAGGAAGGCCTTGACTCTAAAAGGGTCTTATAATATtcgttaaaaaaaagtttgctgGGTAAAATATTGGATAAAACTTGTGTCTCATGGACGAATTTCCACACAAAACTGCgaataaaatgtaaaacaaagtgTGGTGCTAGCTTCATATGCTGTTTTATGAGGAAATTTACCCATGAAATTGATATATTTCTAATTTAAAACAACAGAAATGACTTTCCAGACTTAACGCAATACTGGCAAGCCTTTGTCTTTTAAGACCTAAGCATGCCATTAAAGAGAGGAAGTAGAACTTGATAATCATACGAAGtttgatgtggtttacggtacaccatgtgaagtgttgtagaaacagtggataggagaagagaagaaatggataggcgagaaagtggagatttgagagtagagtattctttcttgaaagtagtcctgaaaaggactgtaaaccaggaaagattgatgagttgagaacagcttgagtagtagagctagtgaggagatgctggcttgagtcggcgagtagagatgatgagtagtagaaagactctctctactactcatcatctctactcgccgacagAATGAGTTGCTAAACAGAGGGGAAATATCGTCGCATAGCACAGCAATCACTTTTGTTAAAATACTTTCATTTAACTTGCCAGACATTGAGAAATACTAGCCAAAATGGTCTGACAACAACTTCTATTTTTGTGGCGAAATCGTTGCAATCATCATTTCCAACAAGAAGGGTCGTAATTTTAATAGTTTGACAAAATACGATTCATGTTCAGTGATTGTCATCTGCTCCATGGTATATCTGTTGCTTGCTcgagatgaaaattttgacagattCCGTGATAAAaaggatttatttattattccaTTTTCAGTCTCATCATATTCTCGCTTAATCATCATTTTGATCAAAAAGAGCAGGGTGAAACATATATAATGATGTTGTGTATATAACCTGATTATGGGCAATCTCTATCCTTATTCTGTATGCGCCGCTATGTAATCCTTGAATCGTTTGGCATATTTTTCCGAACTCACTGAAGAGAACGGCGTCCTTGGAGCAAGGCATGACTTCAGCATGGTTTCCATCCTCTTCTTCAACGTATATTGACCAAGAATGTCTATCACTCCAACAAAGTAACGATCCTTTTCACCATCAACAACGTGGATGGCATTGTGTACGTTTGGGAGGAGTCTTTGGTTGTGTTCTTGAAGCGTTGTCTGTGACGAAGCGCCCTCTGCGGTTGCCTTGTAAGAGTCACTGTGGACTCGTCCCAGCTCGAAGTCTTCTAGTTCTTTGGACATCTCTTGGTTTCCTTTCACATTCTTGTTGTACTGGACGTTGGTTCCGTGATTATCGGGGATGTCGTCATCGAGGGAAGGATCTCCGGAACAACTGACCGTTCCTGGAAGTTCAACCATGTCATCCAGGGCTGTACTTCCTGCATTGGACCCTGTCGTTGATGAAGGTCTCTGGTGGCCATTAATGACATCAACCGTAGgtcttgttcttctttttcgTGTTGACCTAAACACAAAAAACacaaagttattacattttccTTACAAAAGAATATCGTTAGGCAAATGGAAAACGAATTGATCGccaaaaaataatgtttgatcTCAAGACGAACAAGGTAAGTTGtccaaagagaaaaatccaggGGCACAGGTTTATGTGCCCCCTTCTGCTCCGAAATTGACATTATGCCCTTTTTTCCCAATGCGCCCATTTAGAATAGAAACCTCCTTTTTGCTCAACATATTTCCCTAAATATATTGTCTTCTTGAGTGAGTACCCAcaatatttctccttttttgcttgtcaggaTCTTTCGGAGATTCATGTGCTTTATCTTGTATGAATTCCTGGATCCACCGCTGATTGTGGAATATAGAATCGAGAAACTTACTTTCTGACTCTGATGACCAAGTCAGCCAGATCTCCACCGTTCGCTTGTTCGACGGAGTGAAGAGCTCTCTGTTCGATCAGAAGACTATAGTCCATTATGTTGAATTGCTTCAGAAACTCGACATCCACATCAACCTGTCGTAAAAACCATTCCCTCTGATTCTCTGGAAGCAAAGAGAATAtactttttattataataaGACACAACATAAATTGTTCacattttttgataaaaaatgaaatgaaatgtgaatGTAATTGATCAAAAGCAATGCAAGTACCGTTTGCGAGGAGTGTCCTCGTGAAGTTTTCTTAACGAAAAATATGgatgtttgttttatatattttagttaTTCACAACCCAGCATATAGACactcttttaatattcatgacaatctttcttttttattattcgtcattctctttccccttttcttcgcCTTCtcatttcaaaattgaaaaatcatTACTGGGGGAGGTCGCCCCTGCCCCCACCTGCGGCGCAACCTCTGATTATcatacataaaagaaaatcgGATCATTACTTAATGTTTGGTGAACATGGTCATTGAAATGCATACTATATATTTTCAAGATACACTCTCGTTTTacttactttttatttttttattttcataaactgaaaaaaaaatcatcgacACCGCCCCCTCCCTGAGACACCGCCCAGCTTTCATGATTGTGATAAGCATGGGAGATGTCAAAACTAAACTGGGAAAATGATCACTCACGGAGGTGCAGTTTTTTATCACCAAAGTTGACATCCTTCAAGACGGTAACGTATTGGCTTCCAGCTTTCTCTGGCTTCACGTACCGGTTCAACACACAACCCTTGATGTCATACCTTGAGAAATtgatatgaaaatagaaatacaaaataataatttaagacGAAAAccctaacatttttttaaacaaattaattattGTGTTGTTTAGTTACGATAGGTATGTGGTATTGATGGAAATAGCTAAGGAGAGTAATACTgcatattgttcattataagaTAAATGATCTCGTGATTCAGATTCTGTACATGTTATATCTCTACCGGTATATTAGATATATTTTACCACtgactttttttcttccaaaatacgATAGATGCAACATATTGGAAGGAAAGATGGTGAAGGATcatagtagggggggggggtgtcaggGTGCTGTCCCACCCCAGGCCGAGATCCACGTCAAAGAACGTTTTGAGAAGTAAATTATTACTTGCCTCCAATACGGTGGGTGTCTAATCCTGTCACTTCATGccactttattttgatatttcatctttattacTGAAGACCTCGAttaattttgtgtaatttcattTGCTTGTAAGCCCCCCTGCCCCGCAACAAATAACTTTGAACACTGTTAAAAGGTGGATCAAGGATTGTATAAAAGATGCGTAAAGAGGGCAATTATCAGATTAGTTTCCAGTATGACAATCCAGGGTGAGTGTAAGAGGGGGCCCGGGGaggtggcggggggggggggggtataaatgCCCCCTGTAATCATCTGCATGTATTTGAGGTTCATTTTAACTCTTCTTAAAAATTGACTCGTCATTCTCACCTGTTGTTTCCCTCTTCTGTAGGAAATACACTCTGCATCACAGTGAAGAATTTCTGAcgttaaaaacaaaacaaacaaaagagaATAAAACCCCAAACACAGTAATCAGCATATACATggcatcatgaaaataaaaacagttATTAGCATGGCAACTGGGGGAATCAATTCTGAAACTGGAAAATATAACTAATGATCTCACACAGGGACTAATTACTGACAAGGATCATTTTGCATTACCATCAACGGTAGATTGGGGAGTGCACGTGCCTTAAGTTATTGGCTACTGGAGAGGGTGAGGCGGGCACTATATATACCTCCGGCTCACAGGACATGGGGCTGGGCAAGAGGTCTCGATTTCGATTTCCTGGGCTTTTTAACGAGACTCTCAATccttcaacccccccccccaaaaaaaaaaaacgagaccgcttatagtcttttttttttgggggggggaggtgaaGAGGTCTAACCAAGATGCCAAAGCTTCCAAATGCAGAATGGCGTAAAATGGCCAACTTTTAACtagttttcaaatatatttgtgTGAGGACGCGTTGGGGGAGAGGGGGGACTTAGGCCCTGCAGCCTTATGTTTACTGGATGTGGGTGTTTTCCAAAGAATTTTACTTACTCCTTTCTTTCCCGGcagcttgaaaaaataaagtccATGTATTCTAACAAGTAGTGAGTGAGGATATTTCGTTAGATGCGTGACGTAATCGGGGAGAATGCGAAGTAGAACTTTGACGTCTTTTCTGCTTTCTGTCTTCAGAAAGTATCTCTTATCATTCCTGAAAAtatcagaaagagagagatggagaaagagagggggaggggaaaaggaaaagagttTGTGTGTCAGAGAGAATCGGTCAATTAAATTATAAGTTGTGTCGACTTGATAATGCCAAATTTTAGTCAATGTTAGGGTTAATTATAAGTGCACTTACAATTCAGACATTAATTTTTTCTAATCGCAAAATTACCCCCTCGTACATGATAGGAAGAATTTATCTTGGTATATTTGATTCCTAACAAACATTTTATTTCGATAGAGATTATAAAAATCATGCATATCTGGCTGCCGCCTCTTTATCAAAGATCGGTTAAATcgcaaaaaaaagaataaaatgcaACGGAGAAAAGACAAAGCTGTAGCCTAACTAGCCGAATGGCCATTCATATtcccacaggggcggatccagccttcgccaatagggggggggggcggaaatgttttcagccatattttccctaatcggccgctcgaagttgatttttctttttttgaaggggtagtcctaatggTCCCTTcactttattcttataaatcaacataaatgtgtaataatcttataatccttatttaaatagtgcgaacgtgaagcgcgaggtaagtttttttaaaaagaaattgtgtattttgtcctaaaatttttgtattctgggcaatgtttgtaaccctgaacaagatgtgtatgcaactagaaaattactgcgagcgcgaagcgcgagcagaaatttttgatatacgttttgaactgatcgaaaaggtacctgttaacatgattaaggaacgcttgcagttagccatgaagacgtttcatatttcaacaattgGATAATaagagcgcgagctgaaaatttttgacatttctgcctaaaaatggaaattctaaacaatttttgtaatcgtgaacaggataggtatataactaaatgatgcgagcgcgaagcgcgagcggaaaaattcgaaatttagacctaaaaacgggacactctattcatgttttgtaaagcaattgaaaatgatgagtaattggggatcttcctacattggtaatgcgagcgcaaagcgcgagcaaacaaatttttatattctgatctgaaactggataatgatttaaatagaaaacaagCTGCGTGTCTGAATATTTggtattctgatctgaaaaggGGTTAATttaagctttatatttcaagcactttttcggaaaattgtgaggtggatatggatcgcataAAGAGCTgatgtttttcattattattattttgagttttgacataggaccgtgACAtgctaaggacattttgtcatcatatgaaaatgatgactatcctcctattcctcttcctaaccGCGAAATGAAACTAGTTGATTTTCCATtctaaaaaagggaaaacaattTAAATATTAAATCAGTATCTTATATAATCTTAtctaatctaataagcctaatgagagcgcgaaatctgttaatattatggcctgaaaactggacatttcaagcacttttgtaattatgaataggatgcatgcctgagttaattatttttaacaattaatgtgaGTGCAagtcgcgagccgaaatttttgataatctgtcatgaaatggggattttaa
Above is a window of Lytechinus pictus isolate F3 Inbred chromosome 15, Lp3.0, whole genome shotgun sequence DNA encoding:
- the LOC129278011 gene encoding phosphatidylinositol 4-phosphate 5-kinase-like protein 1; translated protein: MDNRPENDDGPKEKSSPRSSPSSSSRNYSRTFKQFVSDVRVKLKLRGLEEINDDHYLHSMSSAIRKGLQATIMNDQQENHEECLEDGDYCEFEERLITIENKTKEAVFRCYAPKVFGDLRTMLGISCREYNECLDKEPYLQYKSNSRSGQMFFMTNDKRYFLKTESRKDVKVLLRILPDYVTHLTKYPHSLLVRIHGLYFFKLPGKKGKFFTVMQSVFPTEEGNNRYDIKGCVLNRYVKPEKAGSQYVTVLKDVNFGDKKLHLQNQREWFLRQVDVDVEFLKQFNIMDYSLLIEQRALHSVEQANGGDLADLVIRVRKSTRKRRTRPTVDVINGHQRPSSTTGSNAGSTALDDMVELPGTVSCSGDPSLDDDIPDNHGTNVQYNKNVKGNQEMSKELEDFELGRVHSDSYKATAEGASSQTTLQEHNQRLLPNVHNAIHVVDGEKDRYFVGVIDILGQYTLKKRMETMLKSCLAPRTPFSSVSSEKYAKRFKDYIAAHTE